In Macrobrachium nipponense isolate FS-2020 chromosome 30, ASM1510439v2, whole genome shotgun sequence, a genomic segment contains:
- the LOC135202430 gene encoding uncharacterized protein LOC135202430 gives MYRNVFTRVRSSVGETEGFEVRVGLHQGSALSPFIFNIVMDVIIEEVRETVPWNILYADDIVLCAESREDLEVKLERWRQVLEDRGMRISRSKTEYMCTTTEGDDRESIQLGGEQIRRVDKFKYLGSFVNAGGSMEEEVKHRVQAGWNNWRTASGVLCDKRVPLRLKGKFHKTVVRTAMLYGTETASMRKAEQKKMDVAEMRMLRWMSGVTRVDRIRNDYIRGSTKVVEVSKKVQEGRLRWYGHLLRRDEDHAGRHTMGVEVQGRRKKRGRPRKRWKDCVRGGLHEKGIDEAEAQDRNRWKRLIRNGDPI, from the coding sequence atgtaccggaatgtatttaccagagtgaggagcagtgttggggagacagaaggttttgaggtgagagtaggattacaccaggggtcggctctgagcccatttatctttaacatagtgatggatgttataatagaggaagtaagggagacagtaccatggaacatattgtatgcggatgatattgttctgtgtgcagagagcagggaagatctggaagtgaaattggaaagatggagacaagtactggaggacagaggaatgagaataagtagatccaagacagaatatatgtgtaccaccactgagggggatgatagagaaagtattcagcttggtggagagcaaataaggagagttgataagtttaagtatttgggatcttttgttaacgctggaggaagtatggaagaagaagtaaaacatcgggtacaggcaggctggaacaactggagaacggcctctggagttctttgtgacaaaagagtgccgcttaggttaaaaggaaaatttcacaagacggtggtaagaacagcaatgctgtatggtacggaaacagcaagcatgagaaaagcagagcagaagaagatggatgtggcagaaatgagaatgcttaggtggatgtctggggtaacaagagtggataggatcagaaatgactacataagggggtcaactaaggtggtggaagtatcaaagaaagtgcaggaggggaggctgagatggtatggacacctgttgaggagagatgaggaccacgctgggagacatactatgggggtggaggtgcaaggaagaagaaaaaaaagagggagaccaagaaagagatggaaggactgtgtgagaggaggcttacatgagaagggaattgatgaggcagaagcacaagatagaaatagatggaaacggctcatccgaaacggcgaccccatataa